The sequence ACGAACTCGCCCCGCGGGTACAAACATGGGCCGACTCGGTCATCACTGGCCGCAAGGCGTTGCGCTCAGCCCGCGCCGCCGCAGCAGCAGCCATGCATGGTGCGGACAACCAGGTCCTCGCCGTGGCCCTCCGCGGCTTGGTCACCGCCCTCGACGACCTCGCCGCCGTCGGCGTACGTGGAGCCGTGTGCGCCGGCGCGCCCGTCGACGCCGCCGCCCGCGACCTGCTGGTCGCCCAGGCCGATGACATTCTCGACCGGCTCACCGCCATGACACCGCCGCCGCCGGTGCCCGCTGCCCGCACCGCCGCCTCCGTGCAGAGCTGGTATGCGGCCGCAGGTACGACCGTGCGCTCCGTCATCGGGGACGCGATGGTGCTCCTACCCCGCATCGACCTCGGGCCGGTCGCCGACGCGATGGAGCCTGCGCACCGTCCGCTGTCCACATCGGACGACGAGGTCGCCGACTGGTTGCGCGACGTCGGCCAGGTGCGGCCCGCCACCGACGGGTTCCGTCATGCGCTCCTCGCCGGTGAGCTGCTCGCCGGCGGAAGCCCCGAGACCTTCGTCGTCACGCAGTCACCCTGCCGCACAGGACAGCCGTGGGTCGCGACCGCTCGCAGCGAGGCGGCCAGGAGCCGCGGGCCCGGTGGCAGCACGTGCGTGCTTGCCGGCGAGCTCGCCGCCACCACCGTCGCCGGACTTGTCGTTGACGCCTGGACCGAAGCCCTGCCCCGACATCCGCACAACGGACAATCGCCCGAGGAGATCGCCGGCATCGCCTGCCACGTGAACCGTCCCGATGCGCGGGCCCCGCAGGCCGCGCTGCTCGCCGTCCCACCCGACGTCGATCGGGGCTGGCGAGAGGAGGACCTCCATGCCGTCGTGCTCGACTGCCTCGACCTCGCCGCGCTCCGCACCCTCGATCTCACCGACCTGCCGGAGCTGCGGGCGATTCTACCACCGACCGCCCCCGCCACCTAGGAGCCGGCATGACGCGCATGGAACCGAACCCACGCAGTGGCGGTATAGAAGACGGCCTCGCCGCCCGCGTGCATGATCCGTTGTGGCTGCTCGCCCGGCAGTGGCAGCTCGGGGAGTTCCGCGCCGACGACGCTGGTTCACCCGCCTTCGTCGACGTCACCGGCGAGACCCATTGCCTCGATGGCTGGCGGGCCGGCGCGGCCGGCGTCTGGCAGCCGTGGGACGTCGCAGCGGCTCCCATCGAACGGCTTGTCGAACAGGAGAACGCCGACCCGGCGACCGACCCCCGGCTGCGGCTGGACGGCGGCGTGCGGTGGCTGCGAACGCTGGCACAGGTTCCCCAGGCCCGCGCGGCGTTTCTCGCGGCATGCGCGTGGCCGCCGCCAGCACCGGGGCTCGCCGCCCGCGGCCTCACCGCGGCGGTGCTCGCACGATCCCCGGACGGCGCCCAGGTTGCCCGTTCCCTGCGACTGCTGCTCGCTGACGGCACCGCGGACGCCGAGGCGGCGCGTCTGGGCCTCGATGCCGCGGCGCGGGCTCACGTGACCGCCGCCGCGCCGTCGTGGCTGGCATGGTGGGACGGCCATGCACCGCACGAGGCGCAGCCGCCGGCGTCCACGGCGCCGGTGACCTGGGATCCCCACCGGATGGAGCACACTTTCTCGCTGCGCGCGTCCAGCCTGCCCGACGTCGAACTCGTCGCCCCCCGGTACACCGGCGGCCGGCTCGACTGGCCCACCGTCGACGTGGCGCCCCCGTCACAGGCGCCGTCGAACCCGGCCCGACCGACACCGTTGACGCTGCGCGGAGTCCCCGGGCCGGCCCGGTTCGGCGGCATGCCCGCGCAACGGTTCTGGGAGATGGAGGATGCCCAGTTCGACGCGGGCGCGGTCGACGCGGCGCCGCACGACGTGGCCCGGCTCCTGCTCGTAGCCTTCGCCACCGTGTACGGCAACGACTGGTGTGTGGTACCGGTGCGCATGCCCGTCGGCGCGCTCATCCGGATCACGGCACTCACGGTCACCGACGTGTTCGGTCGATCCACGATGCTGGGTCCTGCCGCGGCGATCGACCCGGCCTGGAATCTGTTCGCCCTCACCGACGACCTCGCCCCAGGCGGTAGCAGCCCGTGGTTCCTGCTCGCGCCCGCGCTGCCCGACTCGCTCGAAGGTCAGGAACTCGAGTCCGTGCTGCTTGCCCGGGACGAAATGGCGAACCTGGCGTGGGCGGTCGAGCTGCGGGTGCCGGATGCGGCGGGCGAGGCGGCAGACCGGTACGACAGTTGGGCCGCGCGGCCGCGACCCGCCCCCGCACCATCACCCATCGCCCACTACCGGGTCGACACCGATGTGCCCGACTTCTGGTATCCCCTCGCCCCGGAGCAACCCGGCGATTCGGCTCCGGTACGGCTACGACTGGTGCCGCTGGCGCGGCAGCTGGGGGGAAGAGTCGTCGAGGAGTTACCGCTGGGCTGTGTCCTCGAGGAGTCCCGCCTACCGGGCGACCCGCTCTGGCTGCACGAGGAGGAGGTGCCGCGCTCCGGCGTCCGCATCAGCCGCCGATGTCAGCGTGCCCGCTGGCACGACGGCTCCGTGCACACCTGGACGGCGCGACGGCGCGGCGCAGGCGCCGGAGAATCCTCAAGCGGGTTGGTGTTCGACACCGTCGAGCCCCCGACCGCATAGCCCGGTCGCCGCATCCAACCCGGCCTCCCCACCATGCCGTCTACCGCCCAAGCTCAGCGCGATGGCCCGCGCGATCGGCTGACCTGTCAGGTGTTCGTAGAAGCTGTAAGCGGGACTGGGATTCACCTCGAAGCAGTACGTCTCACCGTCATCGGCGAGCAGCAGGTCGATGCCCGCGAGCTCCAGGCCCAGTTGGTCGACGAGCGCCAGGCAACGCTCCGACAACCCGTCGGACAGGACGTCCGGGGTGAGTCGGACGCTCCCGCCGTCCTGCCCGGCGTAGCGGTAGTCGACCCGGTCCGTCTCGATGCGCGTGGCGAACAGCTGGCCAGCCACGGCGTGCACTCGCACGTTCGTGCCGGTGACGTAGCGCTGGAACTGCACCGGGCACCAGCGGACGAGCGGGAGGCGGCGCAGCGCCCGGTCGTCGAGCATGCGGACGATCGAGCGGGTCCCGCTGATCGACTTGTAGACGACCTGGCCATGGACGGCGCGGAAGTGCCGTACCAGCTCGGGATCATTGGTGACCAGAGTCTCCGGCACCCTGAACCCCGCCCGGCGGATGAGCTGCGCCTGGTAGGGCTTGGACTGGTTCGAGGCCGTCGCGGCGGCGCGGTTCATCACGCACCCCGGGGCGATCTCGATCCAGCTTGTGAGCACCTCGTGCCACCGCTGACAGTGCCGCAGCACTGAGCCGGTTGCAGCGGCCAGCTCAGGCAACACCCGCCAATCCATCAGTCTGGTGTAGATGCCACTGACATCGGCGCAGTCGATGATCCGCCCGTCAATCAGCATCTGGCCGCGTACCTGACCGTCGACGATCTCGAGGTCGAGCATGGCGTCCGCGAAGCGCCGCTGATGCAGCGTGGTAAAGGGCAGGCCGAGTTCGTCGAGCGCCGCGGTGACCATCGCCACGGGCGTCTCGCTCGGGATGCCGCAGAGGACAATCACAGGAGCCCCACTCGCGGGCGGGTGAGATGGCGGTGCAGCTCGTCGAGGAGGCCCTGGCCGCCGAGGCGCAGGTCCGGCAGATACGTCGCCCCGGCGAAGCGGGCCCGGAGCTCATGGTCGAGGTGCAGTTGGAGGCCCAGCAGATCGGCGTCGACGGAGCGAGCGAGCCGCACACACGCGCGTGCGATGTCGGTCGGCACCCCGTCGCCGAAGACGAACTCGCCGAGAACGATGACGGAACGGGTGGCGGTGGGCAGCTCCGGTGCTTGCCGGATGAGAGTGGACAGCGGCATCCGTGGCACGGGCAACCCCGATCGTGCCGCGAGTACGTTCCACTCCGCCGGTGATCGCCACGCACCGGCGAGGCCGCGTGGGCTCGGCCGGTTGACGGTGACCGCACCGACGCAGGCGATCCAACTCAACACCAGAGCGGTCAGCTCATCGGCCGCGTAGCGGGCGTCCGGCTCGGACGCGAATGCGAGATGATCAGTTGGCACGTGCGACAGGCGGTTGAGCACGCCCTGGATCTCCGTGCTGAGCAGGGTGCGGCCGTCGGGCAGGTGGATTTCGAACATCGAGTTATGTCGACCAATGCGGTGCGCGGAGAACGTCGCGCAGGCCAGTTCCTGCGCGCAGACGAGTTCGAGTGGCGACAGGCCGCGCACGTGCAGGCCGGTGAAGGCCCACAGAGCGGCGTGATCGCTGGGATCGCACAGGATCAACCACATCGGCGGTGCAACCTACCGCTCGCTCGGCTTTTCGAGGTCCTTGCCGTCCTTGGCGGCCTTGGCCTCCTCGGCGTTGCGACGAAGCCGGGCGGAAAGCGCTCGCACATTGTCGTCCCGGTCCGGCTGCTCCTCGTTCCTCAGCGCGCTCACCGACAGATCCGGGCGGAGGCTGGGATCGATGAAGTGAACGAGTCGGGCGACCGTCTGCTCAAGCCCGGCCAGGCGAGCGGCGACGTGAACCACGCCCTCGCCCGGGCCGATGCCGCCATGTCCCAACTCCACCGGAACTTTCATCAACTCCCGGTGCGGGTCCTTCTCGAAGTCCTTCACCTCCTTGTCCTTGTCCTTGTACTCCTTACTGCGCTCCTTCGGTTTCTCATGGGTCTCCTTCGTGCTCTCCTTGTCCTTGGCGTCCTTCAACAGTTTGGTGGCCTCTGACTCGATGTCGTCCATCAGAGCTCGCAGATCAGGGCGGCTTCCGATGCGTTGGGTGCTCGGGCGCCCGGGGGCGTCCTGCTGGAACGAGCCGGTGCGGCGCAACAGGTCGCGAGCCCCGCGTGAGGTCAACACCGGCAGATTGACCGCCCGTCTTCTTCCCTGCACGCAGGCGAGCGTGCCGACGATGATCGGTGAGGCACTCGATGTGCCGGAGAAGCTGTTCGTGTACCACAGGTCCTCGTTGTTACCGCCCTGCAGATCTCCGTAACCGCACGTCGTCACCGCGCGGCCCCAGCCTTGGGCATCGACGGGGCCGAAGTTGGAGAACGAGAGCCGAGAGCGATCAGGGCCGTGATCCTCGCCATGGGTGCCGGGCGGGGGAGCGCCGGCACCGACCAGAACAGCTCCGGAGTCAGCGTCGCCGCGCCTGAAAGGGTTGATCCAGTTTTCGGGAAACTCGGCGGGGCGTGCGTCGTAGAGCGGGTCGTAGAGATCCTGGGAACCGTTGCCGGCCGCCTCGACGACGACAACCTGTCGTACTCTGGTGGCGAACTGAATCGCGTCGAAATCGTCCGGCCACCACTCGATGGCGATGTAGCCGTCCTGATCGTCACGCGTTTCGAAGTTGTGGCGCGGTCCCGCCCGGTGCAACTCGATCAGGATGATGTCGCCGGGCTGGAGCCGGTTCGCCGCAGCGACGATGGCCTGTGCCGTGCCCAGGCCGTTGAACGAGATGGCGCTCACGTTGGCATCGGGACAGATCCCGGTGATGCCGATGCCGTTGTCGTCTCCCCCGATCACGCCCATGACCGCGGTGCCGTGATTGCGCCAGTCCACGTCGGGGAACGGGGTGCCGCCGACGACGCCACCCTGGTTCTGGGTGAGGTCCTCATGAGTCAGTTGCCATGCCCCTTCCACGTCGATGATGCGGACGCCAGCGCCTCGTCCGCCGCTTCGCTCCCAGGCCCGTCGCGCGTCGACGCCTTCCGGGGCAGGACCCAGGTAGCTCTGCCGGCTGACGAAGTCGGGCGTGGCGGCGGGCGGTTCCTCCGCGCGGGCGGGAGGATCGATGAGTCGCGGGGGCTCGGCCGGCGGCTTCACGTAGGCCGCCGCCACCAGGGGCTGCCCGCGCAGCTCGTCAGCGAGCTGCGGCAGCCGCTCCGGTGGAGCGTCGACGCGGTAGTAGAGCGCGAGCTGCGGGCCGGCGGTGAAGGCGGGGCGATCGGGTGCGGCACGTAGCAACCGGTCCTCGTTCAGCCCGAAGAGTGGCGCAAGCGTTCCGCCGTACCGTGCGCAGATGTCGTTGAGTGGGGTCGTGTCCGCGCCCGCGAGTGACATGAGCCCGCGTGCGGTCGCACGTAGGGCGGCGTCTGACCGCGCCACGACGATCAGCTCAGGCTGTCCCCTGAGTACGGCCACGGCAGATCTCCCTTCCCGGATCGGAGGCCAGCGAGGCTCACGCCGGCGCCGCCGGTGGCTTGACGTAGGCGGTCCGGACCGACGGAAGATCCCGTACGGCGCTGACGACCCGGTGTGCGGTTTCCGGATCCGCTGCCCACACGTGGAAGTAGGTGGACAGCGTCGGGTCGGTGCTTCCCGGATGGAGCGGTTCCAGCGGCAGGCCGAGTCCGGCCAGTACTGCACGCACATCCGAGAACGCCGTGTCCGCGGCGGCGGCAGGCTCCGACGGCATCGACACCTGAATGATCACTTCCATCGCCCGCACCCTGCCTTTTCGCCGAGCATAAGGAAGAACCCTGCCCGTTTGCCCTCAATGCACGGTTTGTCCACCGACGGATGACGACGGCCTGGCCGCAGCGCGCACATCGCCGGTCGCATCCTGGCGCGACAACGATCACACGCTGTCGTGAAGATCTTGCAAGTATTGTTGGGCCTCGTTGTTGAGCGCTACCAGCAGATCCGGCTCGACGTCTGCCTCGGGGTCAAACCCATCTGGATCGTCTGCGAAGACGACCTCGACCATCCCGTCCATACCGATTTCCTGCATCTCCGAGAACGTCACGCTCGCCGCTGCGTGCTCCAGGTGGGCCCGTTCGAGCGACGCCACAGTGACGTCGCCGGGGCTGACGTTGCCGCCGGTGTCATCCAATCCGCTGGCGGACTGGAAGGCGGCGAGCGCGTCGATGGTAGGACCCGCCAGTACGCCGTCAACATCAACGGGTGTCCGGCCTACCTGGTTTGCCCAGTCGTTGAGCAGTGCTTGAAGGTATCGGACGTCCTGGGTGTCGTTCGCCCCGTCGGGCCCGGCCGAATCGGTCAACGGTGAATTCCAGGCCAGCACGGCCACTCCTCCGGCAGCGGCCGGGGCCAGGAGCAGGATCACGGCGAGGACCGCCAACTTGATGATCGCCTTGAGGAAAACCTCGGCGATCAGTTGGCCGGAGATCGTCACACAAATCTCGTAGACAAGGAGGCCCTCTTCTTCACGAAAGAAGTGGAGGTGGGCCTTGACCGGGCTGCCCAACCAGGTCCCGTCCCAGATCAGGATTGACCGGTCAGGGTCGAACAGGGTGCCCCGTTCATATTTTATGCCCGGGTCGGTCTGCCGTAGGAAGTCGACCATGGCCTGGAAGGCGTCGATTTTCACTCTGCCGGCAGCCTTTCCTGCCGCGGAGTTCGCCTTGAGCTCGTAAAACTCCATCCGCACACCCGGCTCATGGCTGATGATGTCCGGGACTGCGAAGCGTTCGTTCTCGTCGTCGTCAGGATCAACCGGACGCTTGCGGATCTCGCAGGTGCTGGAGATGAAACCCTCATCCAGCAGGGGATTGTGGGTAGCGAGGTAGGCCGCCAAGAAGCGGCATCTCGTCGTGGTCGAGTTCTCGTCAAAGAAGTCGGTTCCGTTACCGCCCAGGGAGAATTCGCTGCAACCACCCTTCGCCAGGCAGTATTCCTGCTTGACGAACCATTCAACAATGTGGCCGAAGGCACTGGAGACCCTGCGGCGGACGCCCGACTCGCTCGGAACGAAACATTGTGTCGGCATTTCTTGTCTCGCTTTCATTCCAACGCTTCAGCGACGAATTTTGCGCTGCACTTGTGGATGCCGAGATGCCGAAATAGGCGGCCGTGATGGCACATGCAACGCCGCGGGAAGCAGTGGCTACATGCTTGCCGATGCGTCGAACGCTGTCTGTTGTTTGCCCCGAACCCACCCATCTGGGTAACGGAGGTCACGAGTACATCAGGTGCAGCGTCATCCCGGCGTCGGCGTGGGCCAGGTTGTGGCAGTGGTTGGCCCACATCCCGGGGTTGTCGGCCGGGAAAGCCACCTCCCAGATATCGCCGGGGCGAACGTCGAAGGAATCCAGCCACAGCGGACTTCCGGTCGCCCGCATTCCGTTGCGGGACAGCACCAGGACGTGATGGCCGTGCAGATGCCACGGGTGCACCACCAGTGACCGGTTCACGATGGTGAACCTGACGACGTCGCCGAGGCGGACGACCTGGGGCGGGATGTCCGGGTCGGCCGCGCCGTTGACGGTGTGGGCGTACCGGGGAAGCAGTTTGCGCAGGTCGAGGCCGCGGTCGAGGACGAGGGTGAACTCCTCGTCGAACCGGGACCACGGCACCGGAGAAGCGACACCGTAGGTGAGCGGATCCAGCACCGGCCACCCGCCGGTTTCCGTGGACACCGGTCCGGTCGAGTAGACCGCCCGCCCGTCGACGAACAGCGCCACCGGCGTGGCGGGCGCGGTGAACACCAGGTCGTAGCGGCCCCCGGCCGGGATCAGCACGGCGGTGTTCACCAACGGCGTCGGGCCGTGCAGGTCGGATCCGTCGATGGCGGCGACCCGGAACGGGGCCCCGGCCAGGGCGTACCGATGGGTCGTGCTGTCGGTGTTGATCAGCCGCAGCCGCACGGGCACCCCGGCCTCGACGGGCTCCGTCCTGGGTGCGGGCAGCGGACGGCCGGCCAGCGTGTGCACCGGCACCGTGACGTCGACGCCGGTCACCGGCGCCGGGCGCACCACCAGGACCCCGTAGAGCCCCATCCGCACGCCGACGTCGGATGCCGAGTGCGTGTGGTACCAGTACGTGCCGGCCTGGTCGGCGCGGAACCGGTAGACGAACTCCTGTCCGGGCAGCACGGCTGCCTGCGTCACGCCGGGCACCCCGTCCTGACTGTTCGGCACGTCGTACCCGTGCCAGTGCAGCGTGACGCCCCGCGCGATGTCCCGGTTGCGCAGGGTCACCTCCAGGACGTCGCCGACGGTGGCGGTCAGCTCGGGCCCGGGAACCTGCCCGTCGAACGCCCACGCCGCGACGTCACGGCCGCTCACGCTCACCGTGGCGGTGCCGGCCGTCAGGGTGAACCGCCTGGTCGGTTCGCCCGCGGTCCGCGCATCCCGATATTCATGATCATGCGGTACGGCGGGAGCAGCGCTCGGCGCGGCGGCGAGCCCGGTTCCGGTCAGCAGCGCCGTGACCGCCACCACGAGAGCCGCCCGGGACACCGTCCGCGACGGGCGCGCGCCGAGGGCCCGCCACGAGACGGCGGTGGCCGCGACGACCCCGGCGACCGCGAGCAGTCCGGCGCCCGCCGACGCCGGATAGCCGTGCAGGACCGTCACGAGCAGGGCGCCGCTCTCGGCGTACCCGGCGAAGAGAAGCGGGACCGCGACGGACCGGATGTCGGCCCTCGACCACTCCAGCTCGGCGCGTCTGACGCCGCGCCGCGACCTGGAGCAGTCGCCCCGCAGCAGCCGCGGCCCGGCGACGACCACCGCCGCGAGCGACAGTGGGGCGGCGATGAGGACCTTCTCCGCCGCGAACCACCAGCCGGCGCGGGCGAGCACGGTGATCGTGATCGCGCGGGCGAGCGTGGCGAGCAGCGCGAAGGCGGCCAGCCCGAGCGCGAGCGGACGGCGCCGGGCGGCCGCCGCGGCGCCGCCGCCCAGCCACCCGGCGGCCGCGAGGACCGCGATCACGAGGTCGGCGGCGAGCAGCGAGCCGATGGTCATGCCGGCTCCCTTTCCCGGACGGCCGCCTGGGCGGCGCCGGCCGGCGCCGGGCGAGCCAGCTTGCGCGCTGCCTGGTGGACGCTGACCACGACGTGCACCGCGACGATGCCGTTGAGCGCGTGCAGCCCGGCGATGGTCAGACCGAAGGGAGTGCTGACGCCCGCCGCGTCGGTGGACGCGTTCGCGAGCATGGCGATGAGCGCCTGCAGGACGACGAGGCCGAGCGGCAGGATCGCCAGCCCGACGAGCCGGCCCGGTGCCTTGGCCAGCACGGCGAACAGGGCGGTGAGCAGGGTGAGGACGGGGATGACCGCCATCCCGGTGACGCTGTGCAGGGCAAATGCGTCCTCGCCCGCGGGTTTCGTGAACGCGCCCACGGCGGCGAAGACGAACTGCAGGACGAACGCGACGAGCAGCACGGTGGTGACGGCGACGAGGGCCTTGCGCATGGTGACCTCCTAGAGATGAGCCGGGGACAGGGCCTGGGCGACGTGGTCGGTGGCCGTGATCGCCCCGTACGCGACCAGCCGCACGAGGTCGGCATCGGCCGGATGGGACAACCGCCACAGGCCGACGTCGCCCGCGCGGATCGCGCTGGGCGCGAACGCCGCCAGCAGCGCGATCCGCGCCCCGACGCGGTCCGCGCCGGGCAGGTCCCGGATCAGGTCG comes from Micromonospora viridifaciens and encodes:
- a CDS encoding ATP-grasp domain-containing protein, whose translation is MVTAALDELGLPFTTLHQRRFADAMLDLEIVDGQVRGQMLIDGRIIDCADVSGIYTRLMDWRVLPELAAATGSVLRHCQRWHEVLTSWIEIAPGCVMNRAAATASNQSKPYQAQLIRRAGFRVPETLVTNDPELVRHFRAVHGQVVYKSISGTRSIVRMLDDRALRRLPLVRWCPVQFQRYVTGTNVRVHAVAGQLFATRIETDRVDYRYAGQDGGSVRLTPDVLSDGLSERCLALVDQLGLELAGIDLLLADDGETYCFEVNPSPAYSFYEHLTGQPIARAIALSLGGRRHGGEAGLDAATGLCGRGLDGVEHQPA
- a CDS encoding S8 family peptidase — encoded protein: MAVLRGQPELIVVARSDAALRATARGLMSLAGADTTPLNDICARYGGTLAPLFGLNEDRLLRAAPDRPAFTAGPQLALYYRVDAPPERLPQLADELRGQPLVAAAYVKPPAEPPRLIDPPARAEEPPAATPDFVSRQSYLGPAPEGVDARRAWERSGGRGAGVRIIDVEGAWQLTHEDLTQNQGGVVGGTPFPDVDWRNHGTAVMGVIGGDDNGIGITGICPDANVSAISFNGLGTAQAIVAAANRLQPGDIILIELHRAGPRHNFETRDDQDGYIAIEWWPDDFDAIQFATRVRQVVVVEAAGNGSQDLYDPLYDARPAEFPENWINPFRRGDADSGAVLVGAGAPPPGTHGEDHGPDRSRLSFSNFGPVDAQGWGRAVTTCGYGDLQGGNNEDLWYTNSFSGTSSASPIIVGTLACVQGRRRAVNLPVLTSRGARDLLRRTGSFQQDAPGRPSTQRIGSRPDLRALMDDIESEATKLLKDAKDKESTKETHEKPKERSKEYKDKDKEVKDFEKDPHRELMKVPVELGHGGIGPGEGVVHVAARLAGLEQTVARLVHFIDPSLRPDLSVSALRNEEQPDRDDNVRALSARLRRNAEEAKAAKDGKDLEKPSER
- a CDS encoding peptidoglycan-binding domain-containing protein; amino-acid sequence: MKARQEMPTQCFVPSESGVRRRVSSAFGHIVEWFVKQEYCLAKGGCSEFSLGGNGTDFFDENSTTTRCRFLAAYLATHNPLLDEGFISSTCEIRKRPVDPDDDENERFAVPDIISHEPGVRMEFYELKANSAAGKAAGRVKIDAFQAMVDFLRQTDPGIKYERGTLFDPDRSILIWDGTWLGSPVKAHLHFFREEEGLLVYEICVTISGQLIAEVFLKAIIKLAVLAVILLLAPAAAGGVAVLAWNSPLTDSAGPDGANDTQDVRYLQALLNDWANQVGRTPVDVDGVLAGPTIDALAAFQSASGLDDTGGNVSPGDVTVASLERAHLEHAAASVTFSEMQEIGMDGMVEVVFADDPDGFDPEADVEPDLLVALNNEAQQYLQDLHDSV
- a CDS encoding multicopper oxidase family protein yields the protein MTIGSLLAADLVIAVLAAAGWLGGGAAAAARRRPLALGLAAFALLATLARAITITVLARAGWWFAAEKVLIAAPLSLAAVVVAGPRLLRGDCSRSRRGVRRAELEWSRADIRSVAVPLLFAGYAESGALLVTVLHGYPASAGAGLLAVAGVVAATAVSWRALGARPSRTVSRAALVVAVTALLTGTGLAAAPSAAPAVPHDHEYRDARTAGEPTRRFTLTAGTATVSVSGRDVAAWAFDGQVPGPELTATVGDVLEVTLRNRDIARGVTLHWHGYDVPNSQDGVPGVTQAAVLPGQEFVYRFRADQAGTYWYHTHSASDVGVRMGLYGVLVVRPAPVTGVDVTVPVHTLAGRPLPAPRTEPVEAGVPVRLRLINTDSTTHRYALAGAPFRVAAIDGSDLHGPTPLVNTAVLIPAGGRYDLVFTAPATPVALFVDGRAVYSTGPVSTETGGWPVLDPLTYGVASPVPWSRFDEEFTLVLDRGLDLRKLLPRYAHTVNGAADPDIPPQVVRLGDVVRFTIVNRSLVVHPWHLHGHHVLVLSRNGMRATGSPLWLDSFDVRPGDIWEVAFPADNPGMWANHCHNLAHADAGMTLHLMYS
- a CDS encoding DUF6220 domain-containing protein encodes the protein MRKALVAVTTVLLVAFVLQFVFAAVGAFTKPAGEDAFALHSVTGMAVIPVLTLLTALFAVLAKAPGRLVGLAILPLGLVVLQALIAMLANASTDAAGVSTPFGLTIAGLHALNGIVAVHVVVSVHQAARKLARPAPAGAAQAAVREREPA